Within the Burkholderia mayonis genome, the region GATGCACTGCCTGATGACTTTGTTCCGCCCTCATCATGGGTTCGCGCGAAATCCGCGCCTGTCGCCTGTCGCCTTCGGGCGGGCACTTGGTGCTCGGTGCTCGGTGCTCGGTGCTCGGTGCTCGACTGTCCATGTTCGGCGTTCGGCGGCCGGCATTCGCCATGAAACCACTCGGCACACGACAAAACACGCTCTTGGGGCGCGATCGACTGCCACGCCACGCCGATTCCTCACTAAGATGGCGCAAGCCTGCAATCGACCGCTCGAACCATCACCGACAGGAGACACACTTGCCGACCGAACCGCGCGACACTATCGCCGACCGCCACGCCCCCGCGGCAGCGTCCCCTCTGCCTTTCGTGCTGGTGCACGGCGCTTGGCACGGCGCGTGGGCCTACGAGCGGGTGATCCCCGCACTCGCCGCGCATGGCCACGCGGCCATCGCGCGCGACCTGCCCGCGCACGGCATCAACGCCCGCTTCCCCGCGTCGTTCTTCAAGCGCCCGCTCGACGCCGCCGCATTCGCGAGCGAGCCGTCACCCGTCGCGGGCACGACGCTCGACGATTACGTCGATCACGTGCTGCACACCATCGACCAGGTTCGCGCGCTCGGTCACGAGCAAGTCGTGCTCGTCAGCCACAGCATGGGCGGCATCGCGATCACGATGGCCGCCGAGCGCGCACCGGAGAAGATCGCGAAGCTCGTCTATCTGGCCGCGTTCATGCCGACCGCCGGCGCGACGGGGCTCGACTACGTGCGCGCGCCGGAGAATCAGGGCGAGATGCTGGCGCCGTTGATGATGGCGAGTCCGAAGGCGACGGGCGCGCTGCGGATGGATCCGCGCAGCGAAGATCCGGCGTACCGCGCAGCCGCGAAGCGCGCGCTCTGCGACGACGCGAACGACGCCGACCACGCGGCGGTCGGCCATCTGCTCAGTTGTGATGTGCCTGCGGCGCCGTTCGCGACGCGCATCGACACGACGGCCGCGCGCTGGGGCGCGATCGAGCGTCATTACATCAAGTGCCTGCGCGATCGTGTGCTGCTGCCTGCGCTGCAGCAGCGTTTCATCGACGAGGCCGACGCGCTCGCCCCCGGCAATCGCACGCACGTGCATACGCTCGACAGCAGCCACTC harbors:
- a CDS encoding alpha/beta fold hydrolase, translated to MPTEPRDTIADRHAPAAASPLPFVLVHGAWHGAWAYERVIPALAAHGHAAIARDLPAHGINARFPASFFKRPLDAAAFASEPSPVAGTTLDDYVDHVLHTIDQVRALGHEQVVLVSHSMGGIAITMAAERAPEKIAKLVYLAAFMPTAGATGLDYVRAPENQGEMLAPLMMASPKATGALRMDPRSEDPAYRAAAKRALCDDANDADHAAVGHLLSCDVPAAPFATRIDTTAARWGAIERHYIKCLRDRVLLPALQQRFIDEADALAPGNRTHVHTLDSSHSPFIAQPSAVADTLAAIARG